In Macadamia integrifolia cultivar HAES 741 unplaced genomic scaffold, SCU_Mint_v3 scaffold890, whole genome shotgun sequence, one DNA window encodes the following:
- the LOC122070326 gene encoding tobamovirus multiplication protein 1-like, with translation VQLIRIQLRVPEYGWTTQKVFHLMNFVVNGLRAVLFGLYRNLFILNPKVLEIVILDLPGLLFFSTYTLLVLFWAEIYHQARSLPFNKLRPTYLIINGAVYFVQVCIWISIRLSGNFVAVEVAKFYFSVISLVAALGFLVYGGRLFFLLRRFPIESRGRQKKLNEVGYVTGICCTGFLIRCFVVTVSAINNGADLDVLNHPILSFIYYMVAEIIPSSLVLFILRKLPPKRVSNHYHPIK, from the exons GTGCAACTCATCCGGATTCAACTGAGAGTACCAGAATATGGTTGGACCACACAGAAGGTTTTCCATTTGATGAATTTTGTTGTTAATGGAT TGCGTGCTGTTCTCTTTGGACTGTACAGAAATTTATTTATCCTCAACCCAAAA GTTCTTGAAATAGTTATTTTGGATCTTCCTGGACTTCTATTTTTCTCAACATACACATTACTTGTGTTATTCTGGGCAGAGATATATCACCAG GCAAGAAGCCTTCCTTTTAATAAGCTTCGGCCAACATATTTGATTATCAATGGAGCTGTGTACTTTGTACAG GTATGCATCTGGATATCTATAAGATTAAGTGGAAATTTTGTCGCAGTGGAAGTTGCCAAATTCTACTTCTCag TAATTTCATTGGTTGCTGCTCTTGGATTCTTGGTATATGGCGGAAG GTTGTTCTTCCTATTGAGACGCTTCCCAATTGAATCAAGGGGACGCCAGAAAAAGCTAAATGAG GTTGGGTATGTCACTGGGATATGCTGCACGGGGTTCTTGATAAGGTGCTTTGTG GTTACTGTATCTGCAATCAACAATGGTGCTGACCTTGATGTTCTAAACCATCCTATTCTgagttttatttattatatg GTAGCAGAGATTATTCCATCATCCCTGGTTCTCTTCATTCTTCGGAAGCTGCCCCCTAAGCGTGTCTCTAATCATTACCATCCTATCAAGTGA
- the LOC122070320 gene encoding F-box/kelch-repeat protein At1g57790-like translates to MEEGRSFDEEYTGGSSASAAILLDSSDHDLKKEEEEIKNELESKETDKWSWGLPNDILEMILERLAFPDNLRFAAVCVPWKRVSVKRRQIPRYPWVMFSYTRQTKDFSLFSLLESRVYHINIPWIEAGQCLGSCQGWILASNPDPKHCFLFNPFSREAPIVELPYLNFWAGKNLYCWHSQNFFHKVILSSSPTDPDCLVIAISDSYGLAYCKIGDNQWVIFKDIEEDDFGEDVVFYNGQVYALSENDHQLMVLDMKDPDLSGDEDFDPYLSQEEIFALYPRKEDISVCPFMEILDQELLFNDSSFFHTYLVQSEGSLLLVSRIYKHATVNLDDRDFFTWCECGRKMFSRRHLQTVRFLVYKLECNPESSGDSTFRYNWVKQSRLGDNQVLFLGRSFCQSLSTVECPGLKGNTIYFTDDGKIVLNPPQPRDMGIYHLHDGQIEPLLPFDSSQFNGLPFWIIPSV, encoded by the coding sequence atggaagaaggaagaagcttCGATGAGGAATACACTGGCGGGTCATCGGCATCAGCAGCTATACTTCTTGATTCGTCCGACCATGacttgaagaaagaagaggaggagattaAAAACGAGTTGGAAAGTAAGGAAACTGATAAGTGGTCTTGGGGACTTCCAAATGATATTCTAGAGATGATTTTGGAACGACTAGCGTTTCCTGATAATCTGAGATTCGCAGCGGTTTGCGTGCCATGGAAAAGGGTTTCTGTGAAAAGACGCCAAATTCCCAGATATCCCTGGGTGATGTTCTCATACACTCGCCAAACTAAAGATTTTAGCCTTTTCAGTCTCTTAGAGAGTAGGGTTTATCATATCAATATACCTTGGATCGAAGCTGGACAATGTCTTGGTTCTTGCCAGGGTTGGATTTTGGCTTCCAACCCCGATCCGAAGCATTGTTTTCTCTTCAATCCGTTCTCAAGAGAAGCTCCAATCGTTGAGCTTCCTTACTTGAACTTTTGGGCTGGAAAAAATCTTTATTGCTGGCACAGTCAGAATTTCTTTCACAAGGTGATTTTATCTTCCAGTCCTACTGATCCTGACTGCCTTGTTATAGCCATTTCGGATTCATATGGGTTAGCTTattgtaaaattggagataacCAATGGGTGATATTCAAGGATATTGAAGAGGACGACTTTGGAGAGGATGTTGTGTTTTACAATGGGCAAGTTTATGCACTTTCAGAGAATGATCATCAGCTTATGGTGTTGGATATGAAAGATCCAGATCTTTCCGGCGATGAAGATTTTGATCCATATCTAAGTCAAGAGGAAATTTTTGCTCTATAtccaagaaaagaagacatcAGTGTATGCCCATTTATGGAAATACTTGATCAGGAGCTTCTTTTTAATGATTCCTCTTTTTTTCACACTTACCTTGTGCAATCCGAGGGGAGTCTCTTGCTGGTTTCTAGGATATATAAACATGCCACAGTGAATCTTGATGACCGTGACTTTTTTACATGGTGTGAATGTGGTAGAAAGATGTTTTCTCGTCGACATCTTCAAACAGTCAGATTTCTTGTATACAAGCTGGAGTGTAATCCAGAATCAAGTGGTGATTCTACATTTAGATACAATTGGGTCAAACAATCAAGATTGGGTGATAATCAAGTGCTGTTCTTGGGGAGAAGTTTCTGCCAATCTCTCTCCACTGTTGAATGCCCAGGTTTGAAAGGAAACACAATTTATTTTACAGATGATGGCAAGATAGTGCTCAATCCACCTCAGCCTAGAGACATGGGAATCTACCATCTTCATGACGGACAAATTGAGCCCTTACTTCCATTTGATTCCTCTCAATTCAATGGTTTGCCTTTCTGGATCATACCATCAGTATGA
- the LOC122070334 gene encoding cryptochrome-1-like: MSGGGGCGIVWFRRDLRIEDNPALAAGVRAGAVIAIFIWAPEEEGSFYPGRVSRWWLKQSLAQLDASLRSLGTSLITKRSNDSVLSLVEVVKSTGATHLFFNHLYDPISLVRDHRAKELLTAQGIVVHSFNADLLYEPWEISDAQGRTFTTFSAFWNRCLSMPYDPASPLLPPKRITSGDVSRCPSDILVFEDESEKGSNALLARAWSPGWSSADKALTAFINGPLIEYSVNRKKADSATTSFLSPHLHFGEVSVRKVFHLVRIKQVLWANEGNLAGEESVNLFLKSIGLREYSRYMSFNHPYSHERPLLGHLKFFPWIVSESYFKAWRQGRTGYPLVDAGMRELWASGWLHDRIRVVVSSFFVKVLQLPWRWGMKYFWDTLLDADLESDALGWQYISGTLPDGRELDRIDNPQIEGYKFDPNGEYVRRWLPELARLPTEWIHHPWDAPESVLQAAGVELGSNYPLPIVGLDAAKARLQEALSGMWQQEAASRAEFENGIEEGLGDSSESAPFAFPEELQMEVEHEPARNNPAAAVRRYEDQMVPSITSSLQRVEEEEPSVDLRRSNDNNRPEVPTTINVGPELQREAPNQGGLQTIRNNNILPQLNFLQLQNAEESTAESSSSSGREREGGIVPVWSPSSSSYSDQFVNDQNGLGSSSSYLQRHPQSHQLMNWT, from the exons ATGTCAGGAGGTGGTGGTTGCGGCATAGTTTGGTTCAGGAGGGATCTAAGGATTGAAGACAACCCTGCACTTGCTGCTGGTGTGAGGGCAGGAGCTGTGATAGCAATTTTCATATGGGCACCGGAGGAAGAGGGTTCTTTCTATCCTGGCCGGGTCTCAAGATGGTGGCTGAAGCAGAGCTTGGCTCAACTTGACGCCTCCCTGAGGAGTCTGGGTACTTCTCTCATCACTAAAAGGTCAAATGATAGTGTCTTATCTCTTGTTGAGGTTGTCAAATCTACTGGTGCCActcatctcttcttcaaccACTTATATG ATCCCATATCACTTGTAAGGGACCACAGGGCAAAGGAGCTTCTTACTGCTCAGGGCATAGTTGTGCATTCCTTTAATGCTGATCTTCTCTATGAACCATGGGAAATTAGTGATGCACAGGGTCGCACCTTCACAACCTTCTCAGCCTTCTGGAACAGGTGTCTTAGCATGCCTTATGATCCAGCATCTCCACTACTTCCACCAAAGAGGATAACCTCAG GTGATGTATCAAGGTGTCCTTCTGATATTTTGGTATTTGAAGATGAATCGGAGAAGGGAAGCAATGCACTACTTGCACGTGCATGGTCACCAGGCTGGAGTAGTGCTGATAAGGCTCTAACAGCCTTCATTAATGGGCCTTTGATTGAGTACTCTGTGAACCGTAAAAAGGCTGATAGTGCTACAACCTCATTTCTGTCACCCCATTTGCATTTTGGGGAGGTAAGTGTGCGCAAAGTCTTCCATCTAGTCCGCATCAAGCAGGTTCTGTGGGCCAATGAGGGAAACTTAGCAGGTGAAGAGAGTGTGAACTTGTTCCTCAAGTCCATTGGTCTTAGGGAGTATTCAAGATATATGAGCTTTAACCACCCTTACAGTCATGAAAGACCTCTCCTTGGGCACCTAAAGTTCTTTCCCTGGATTGTTAGTGAAAGTTATTTCAAGGCATGGAGGCAAGGTCGAACTGGTTATCCTTTGGTTGATGCTGGGATGAGAGAGCTCTGGGCCTCTGGTTGGCTACATGACCGGATACGGGTTGTGGTGTCCAGTTTCTTTGTGAAGGTTCTGCAGCTGCCATGGAGATGGGGAATGAAGTATTTCTGGGATACCCTATTGGATGCGGATTTGGAAAGTGATGCTCTGGGTTGGCAATATATATCTGGGACTCTCCCTGATGGTCGTGAGCTTGACCGCATCGATAATCCACAG ATTGAAGGTTACAAATTTGACCCAAATGGAGAATATGTACGACGGTGGCTTCCCGAACTTGCTAGGCTACCTACTGAATGGATTCACCACCCATGGGATGCACCAGAGTCAGTACTCCAAGCTGCTGGGGTTGAATTGGGATCAAACTATCCTCTTCCCATCGTAGGACTTGATGCAGCAAAAGCCAGGTTGCAGGAAGCTCTTTCAGGGATGTGGCAGCAAGAAGCAGCTTCAAGAGCTGAATTTGAGAATGGAATAGAGGAAGGGCTTGGAGACTCCTCTGAATCAGCCCCATTTGCCTTTCCTGAAGAGCTACAAATGGAGGTAGAGCATGAACCAGCTAGGAACAACCCAGCTGCTGCAGTCCGTCGATATGAGGATCAGATGGTTCCTAGCATTACTTCTTCACTGCAAAGGGTTGAAGAGGAAGAACCTTCTGTGGATCTCAGACGTTCAAATGACAATAACAGACCAGAAGTGCCAACAACCATAAATGTGGGTCCAGAACTTCAGAGAGAAGCACCAAACCAGGGAGGTTTGCAAACAATTCGAAACAATAATATTCTGCCACAGTTAAACTTTTTACAGTTGCAAAATGCAGAAGAGTCTACAGCAGAATCTTCAAGTAGtagtggaagagagagagaggggggtatTGTGCCAGtttggtctccctcatcttctagctACTCAGACCAGTTTGTGAATGACCAAAATGGTCTAGGAAGCAGTTCATCTTACTTGCAGCGACATCCCCAGTCTCACCAACTGATGAATTGGACATAG
- the LOC122070335 gene encoding probable folate-biopterin transporter 7, whose amino-acid sequence MVCSAGNPLRPLLGFGFFVQGFRGFAWMAVTFFLKDGLNVDPSTLQLLQNSANLPMVGKPLYGILSDAVYLRGQHRIPYIAIGVLLQAVSWFVIALLPLSNVSIITISIFLLLGNFGASIVEVANDALVAETGKQGSSPKKSQSSSSGELQSFVWMAASIGGILGNLLGGITVESFSAQAMFLAFGLLLTIQFFITASVHENSLNLPRNSSNFGIQKQFKELSLALQKPEIAYSLAWFASSYAIIPVLTGTMFFYQTQHLRLDSSVLGLSKVFGQAAMLLWSMIYNKRLKLIPPRKLISSVQATMAVFMLSDVLFVKGIYRNLGVPDSVYVVVFSGLLEVLFQFKVLPFSVLMAQLCPPGCEGSLMAFLMSAIALTTIVSGYLGVVLASYVGVSGDDLEGLPRGILIQAACTLIPLFWSSWIPSDVKSQQKKNKKEKHY is encoded by the exons ATGGTATGTTCGGCCGGGAATCCACTCCGGCCACTGCTAGGGTTCGGGTTCTTCGTCCAAGGTTTCCGAGGGTTTGCATGGATGGCTGTGACTTTCTTCCTCAAAGACGGTCTCAACGTCGATCCTTCCACGCTTCAGCTTCTGCAAAACTCGGCAAATCTTCCGATGGTCGGAAAACCGCTCTACGGAATTCTTTCTGATGCGGTTTACTTAAGAGGTCAGCATAGGATCCCATACATCGCCATCGGAG TTCTTTTGCAGGCAGTGTCATGGTTTGTAATAGCCCTCCTTCCCTTATCAAATGTTTCGATCATCACCATTAGCATCTTTCTCCTCCTTGGCAACTTTGGTGCTTCAATTGTTGAGGTTGCAAATGATGCTCTTGTTGCTGAGACAGGAAAACAAGGATCCTCTCCCAAGAAGTCACAATCATCTTCATCAGGTGAGCTTCAGTCTTTTGTTTGGATGGCTGCGTCTATAGGCGGGATCCTTGGTAACCTCTTAGGGGGCATTACTGTTGAAAGCTTCTCTGCTCAAGCAATGTTCCTTGCATTTGGTCTACTACTAACCATCCAGTTCTTCATAACTGCATCAGTCCATGAAAATTCACTTAACCTCCCCAGGAATTCTTCAAATTTTGGTATCCAAAAACAGTTCAAAGAGCTCTCACTTGCATTACAGAAGCCTGAGATTGCTTACTCATTGGCATGGTTTGCATCATCTTATGCTATAATCCCAGTATTGACTGGTACCATGTTCTTCTACCAAACACAGCATTTGAGACTTGATTCATCGGTGTTGGGACTGTCCAAGGTGTTTGGACAGGCAGCAATGCTTCTATGGAGCATGATATATAACAAGCGTTTGAAGCTCATCCCACCAAGGAAATTGATTTCATCTGTCCAAGCAACAATGGCTGTGTTCATGTTGTCTGATGTATTGTTTGTGAAGGGGATTTATCGGAACTTGGGTGTGCCAGATTCAGTATATGTTGTGGTCTTCTCAGGTTTGTTAGAAGTTCTGTTTCAATTTAAAGTTCTTCCATTTAGTGTCCTCATGGCACAGCTCTGCCCACCAGGCTGTGAAGGGTCTCTAATGGCTTTTCTCATGTCTGCTATTGCCTTGACCACTATTGTGAGTGGTTACCTTGGTGTTGTACTTGCATCATATGTTGGTGTATCTGGGGATGACTTGGAAGGTCTGCCACGTGGTATTCTTATACAGGCTGCATGCACATTGATCCCACTCTTTTGGTCTTCATGGATTCCAAGTGATGTTAAGTCCCaacagaagaaaaacaaaaaggaaaagcatTATTAA